One region of Streptomyces capillispiralis genomic DNA includes:
- a CDS encoding NAD(P)H-dependent glycerol-3-phosphate dehydrogenase has translation MSKPVKAAVFGTGSWGTAFGMVLADAGCDVVLWGRRPELAEAVNSTRTNPDYLPGVELPKNLRATADPAEAARGADFTVLAVPSQTLRGNLADWAPLLAPRTVLVSLMKGVELGSAMRMSEVIEDVAKVDADRIAVVTGPNLAREIAARMPAAAVVACTDESVAQRLQTACHTPYFRPYTNTDVIGCELGGAVKNVIGLAVGIADGMGLGDNAKGSLITRGLAETTRLGVALGADPLTFSGLAGLGDLVATCSSPLSRNHTFGTNLGKGLTLEETIAVTKQTAEGVKSCESVLDLARRHGVDMPLTETVVGIVHEGKPPVVAVKELMSRSAKPERR, from the coding sequence GTGAGCAAGCCGGTCAAGGCGGCCGTCTTCGGCACCGGATCGTGGGGGACGGCCTTCGGCATGGTCCTCGCGGACGCGGGCTGCGACGTCGTGCTGTGGGGGCGGCGCCCCGAACTCGCCGAAGCGGTCAACTCCACCCGCACCAACCCCGACTACCTGCCCGGAGTCGAACTCCCGAAGAACCTGCGGGCCACCGCCGACCCCGCCGAGGCCGCGCGGGGCGCCGACTTCACCGTCCTCGCCGTCCCCTCGCAGACGCTGCGCGGCAACCTCGCCGACTGGGCGCCGCTGCTCGCGCCCCGCACCGTCCTGGTGTCGCTGATGAAGGGCGTCGAACTCGGCTCCGCCATGCGGATGAGCGAGGTGATCGAGGACGTCGCCAAGGTGGACGCCGACCGCATCGCCGTGGTCACCGGGCCCAACCTGGCCCGCGAGATCGCCGCCCGGATGCCCGCCGCCGCCGTGGTGGCCTGCACCGACGAGTCCGTCGCCCAGCGGCTCCAGACCGCCTGCCACACCCCGTACTTCCGGCCGTACACCAACACCGACGTCATCGGCTGCGAACTGGGCGGTGCCGTGAAGAACGTGATCGGTCTCGCCGTGGGCATCGCGGACGGCATGGGGCTCGGGGACAACGCCAAGGGCTCCCTCATCACCCGCGGTCTCGCCGAGACCACCCGGCTCGGCGTCGCGCTCGGCGCCGACCCGCTGACCTTCTCCGGACTCGCGGGCCTGGGCGACCTGGTGGCCACCTGCTCCTCGCCGCTGTCGCGCAACCACACCTTCGGCACCAACCTCGGCAAGGGCCTGACCCTGGAGGAGACCATCGCGGTCACCAAGCAGACCGCCGAGGGCGTCAAGTCGTGCGAGTCGGTGCTGGATCTGGCGCGCCGGCACGGCGTCGACATGCCGCTGACCGAGACGGTCGTCGGCATCGTGCACGAGGGCAAGCCTCCCGTGGTCGCCGTCAAGGAGCTGATGTCGCGCAGCGCGAAGCCCGAACGACGCTGA
- a CDS encoding DAK2 domain-containing protein: protein MAQVPQTFLDALAVRAWCGLALDALGRAREEIDAINVYPVADGDTGTNLYLTLESATAAVEAVFAGHEAGGDRRPTLADAVRAMAHGALIGARGNSGTILAQLLRGMAQELAGEEAPAGADGPGLGRALRRAADSARQAVAHPVEGTVLTVASAAADAAGGARGDCGAVARVAYEGARVALAETPERLAVLRRAGVVDAGGRGLVAVLAALVETFTGEVPRGLPTPGARGSGSVRAAGPGFQERGAEAGRTAGVVDAGEGHAGARSCEAGAECADGGAAAGPAFEVIYLLEAADAAVARLRERLDGLGDSLVVVGGDGLWNVHVHVDDAGAAVEAGVEAGRPYRIRITHFGAGDVHTTGAERVRQERAERAVVAVVPGEGLAGLYAEAGATTVLARPGEPPASGELVQAVRRAHAREVVLLPNDAELRHTAAAAAEQARNEGIRVALIPTRSAVQGIAALAVHEPERRFDEDVVAMTSAAGATRYAEVTVAERQAWTMAGICQAGDVLGLVDGDVAVIGQDLTATAEAVLDRMLAAGGELVTLVLGDDAPRSIAAHLESRVREGYLAVDTVVYQGGRQGALLLIGVE, encoded by the coding sequence GTGGCGCAGGTGCCGCAGACATTCCTCGATGCTCTCGCGGTGCGTGCCTGGTGCGGTCTCGCGCTCGATGCGCTGGGCCGGGCCCGTGAGGAGATCGACGCGATCAACGTCTATCCCGTGGCGGACGGCGACACCGGAACCAATCTCTATCTGACGCTCGAATCGGCGACCGCCGCGGTGGAGGCCGTGTTCGCCGGTCACGAGGCCGGCGGGGACCGGCGGCCGACGCTGGCCGACGCCGTACGGGCGATGGCGCACGGGGCACTGATCGGGGCCCGCGGGAACTCCGGGACGATCCTGGCGCAGCTGCTGCGGGGGATGGCCCAGGAACTGGCCGGTGAAGAGGCCCCGGCCGGTGCCGACGGCCCCGGACTGGGGCGGGCGCTGCGGCGGGCGGCCGACTCCGCGCGCCAGGCCGTGGCCCACCCCGTCGAGGGCACGGTCCTCACCGTCGCCTCGGCCGCCGCCGACGCCGCCGGCGGTGCGCGGGGCGACTGCGGGGCGGTGGCGCGGGTGGCGTACGAGGGGGCCCGCGTGGCCCTGGCCGAGACACCGGAGCGGCTGGCCGTGCTGAGGCGCGCGGGGGTGGTGGACGCGGGCGGCAGGGGACTGGTGGCGGTGCTCGCGGCCCTGGTGGAGACGTTCACGGGGGAGGTGCCGCGGGGCCTGCCGACGCCGGGGGCACGCGGGAGCGGGTCCGTACGGGCCGCCGGCCCCGGGTTCCAGGAGCGGGGGGCGGAAGCCGGGCGCACGGCCGGGGTCGTGGACGCGGGGGAGGGGCACGCGGGCGCGCGGTCCTGCGAGGCCGGCGCGGAGTGCGCGGACGGCGGTGCCGCGGCGGGGCCCGCCTTCGAGGTGATCTACCTGCTGGAGGCCGCGGACGCGGCCGTCGCGCGGTTGCGGGAGCGGCTCGACGGGCTGGGCGACTCGCTCGTCGTGGTCGGCGGGGACGGGCTGTGGAACGTCCACGTCCATGTCGACGACGCGGGCGCCGCCGTGGAGGCCGGCGTCGAGGCCGGACGGCCGTACCGGATCCGCATCACCCACTTCGGCGCCGGGGACGTCCACACGACGGGAGCCGAGCGGGTGCGGCAGGAACGCGCCGAGCGGGCCGTCGTGGCCGTGGTGCCCGGCGAGGGCCTGGCAGGGCTCTACGCCGAGGCCGGCGCGACCACCGTGCTCGCCCGCCCGGGGGAGCCGCCCGCGAGCGGTGAGCTCGTCCAGGCCGTACGGCGTGCGCACGCGCGGGAGGTGGTGCTGCTGCCCAACGACGCCGAGCTGCGCCACACCGCCGCCGCGGCGGCCGAGCAGGCCCGGAACGAGGGCATCCGGGTCGCCCTCATCCCGACCCGCTCCGCGGTCCAGGGCATCGCGGCGCTGGCGGTGCACGAACCGGAGCGCCGCTTCGACGAGGACGTGGTGGCGATGACGTCGGCGGCGGGCGCGACCCGCTACGCCGAGGTCACCGTCGCCGAGCGCCAGGCCTGGACCATGGCGGGCATCTGCCAGGCGGGGGACGTCCTCGGCCTGGTCGACGGGGACGTGGCCGTGATCGGGCAGGACCTGACGGCCACCGCCGAGGCCGTCCTTGACCGCATGCTCGCGGCCGGCGGCGAACTGGTCACCCTGGTCCTCGGCGACGACGCCCCGCGGTCCATAGCCGCCCACCTGGAGAGCAGGGTCCGTGAGGGCTACCTCGCCGTGGACACGGTGGTCTACCAGGGCGGCAGACAGGGCGCCCTCCTCCTCATCGGCGTCGAGTGA
- a CDS encoding DUF3515 domain-containing protein: MNSFRHRHTVASALAVLITAVGCSSADDSASAAVPSPDAKVTDLCQNLDKVLPTTVDGESRDDPEPASELTAGWGGVAIILRCGVERPPKMADPKVANGHDADAVPGGVNGVDWLMEKQDDGVQRFTTANREAYVEVRVTDGRDSTGVLIDLAPAVKKAIPEGIAF, from the coding sequence GTGAACTCTTTCCGTCACCGGCACACCGTTGCGTCCGCACTCGCGGTGCTGATCACCGCCGTGGGCTGCTCCTCAGCAGACGACAGCGCGTCCGCGGCGGTTCCCAGCCCGGACGCGAAGGTCACCGACCTGTGTCAGAACCTGGACAAGGTCCTGCCGACGACGGTGGACGGTGAGAGTCGCGACGATCCCGAACCCGCGTCCGAACTGACCGCGGGCTGGGGCGGCGTGGCGATCATACTGCGGTGCGGTGTGGAGCGGCCGCCCAAGATGGCCGACCCCAAGGTGGCCAACGGCCACGACGCCGACGCGGTGCCCGGCGGTGTCAACGGCGTGGACTGGCTGATGGAGAAGCAGGACGACGGCGTCCAGCGCTTCACCACCGCCAACCGCGAGGCGTACGTGGAGGTCCGGGTGACCGACGGGCGGGACAGCACCGGTGTGCTGATCGACCTCGCCCCGGCCGTGAAGAAGGCGATCCCCGAGGGGATCGCCTTCTGA
- the thiD gene encoding bifunctional hydroxymethylpyrimidine kinase/phosphomethylpyrimidine kinase: MSGRAAPPRVLTVAGSDSGGGAGVQADLKTMLALGVHGMSVLTAVTAQNSLGVQGAWELPVEAVRAQYRSVVDDIGVQAVKTGMLSSAELVEAVSDLIAGTDAPAVVDPVGVSKHGDPLLASSALDSVRTRLLPVATVATPNLDEVAQLTDIRVESERDLRRAAEAVLAFGPRWVVIKGGHLSGDAVDLLTDGSEEHWLRAPRHDNRHTHGTGCTLASAIASELAKGRSVPEAVRAAKDYVTGAIASGFALGAGIGPVHHGWKPNPPG; encoded by the coding sequence ATGAGCGGCCGCGCCGCCCCGCCCCGGGTGCTCACCGTCGCCGGCTCCGACTCGGGCGGCGGCGCGGGCGTCCAGGCCGACCTGAAGACGATGCTGGCGCTCGGCGTGCACGGCATGAGCGTGCTCACCGCGGTCACCGCGCAGAACTCCCTGGGCGTGCAGGGCGCCTGGGAACTGCCGGTGGAGGCGGTGCGCGCCCAGTACCGCAGTGTCGTCGACGACATCGGCGTGCAGGCGGTCAAGACCGGCATGCTGTCCTCCGCCGAACTGGTCGAGGCGGTGTCCGACTTGATCGCCGGCACGGACGCGCCGGCGGTGGTCGACCCGGTGGGCGTCTCCAAGCACGGGGACCCGCTGCTCGCGTCCTCCGCGCTGGACTCCGTACGGACGCGGCTGCTGCCGGTGGCGACGGTGGCCACCCCGAACCTGGACGAAGTGGCGCAACTCACGGACATACGGGTCGAATCGGAGCGTGATCTGCGCCGGGCGGCGGAGGCGGTGCTGGCGTTCGGACCGCGCTGGGTGGTGATCAAGGGCGGCCACCTGTCCGGTGACGCCGTGGACCTGCTCACCGACGGGTCCGAGGAGCACTGGCTGCGGGCCCCGAGGCACGACAACCGCCACACCCACGGCACGGGCTGCACGCTGGCGTCGGCGATCGCGTCGGAACTGGCGAAGGGGCGCTCCGTACCGGAGGCGGTGCGGGCGGCCAAGGACTACGTCACCGGGGCCATAGCGTCCGGGTTCGCCCTGGGCGCGGGCATCGGCCCGGTGCACCACGGCTGGAAGCCGAACCCGCCGGGCTAG
- a CDS encoding D-alanine--D-alanine ligase family protein produces the protein MSTENTPQSPGQPSRKPRVAVVFGGRSSEHGISVVTAGAVLKAIDRTAYDVLPIGITQDGRWALTADEPDRMAISDRRTPSVDQLAESAEGAVVLPVDPASREVVYSEPGSVPKALGEVDVVFPVLHGPYGEDGTLQGLLELSGVPYVGSGVLASAVGQDKEYMKRVFTSFGLKVGPYLVIRPREWRQDEAAARRRIVDFAAEHGWPLFVKPARAGSSIGITKVEDLSGLDEAIAEAQRHDPKILVEAALRGREIECGVLEFEDGPRASLPAEIPPPDAHAYYDFEAKYIDSTPGLVPAPLTDEETAEVRRLAVEAFDAASCEGLVRADFFLTEDGEFVINEINTMPGFTPISMYPQMWQATGVSYPELVDLLVRAALRRSTGLR, from the coding sequence ATGAGCACCGAGAACACTCCCCAGAGCCCCGGGCAGCCGTCCCGCAAGCCGCGTGTGGCCGTCGTGTTCGGCGGGCGCAGCTCCGAGCACGGGATCTCCGTGGTCACGGCCGGCGCCGTCCTCAAGGCCATCGACCGGACCGCGTACGACGTCCTGCCGATCGGCATCACGCAGGACGGCCGCTGGGCGCTCACCGCCGACGAGCCGGACCGCATGGCGATCAGCGACCGCCGTACGCCCAGCGTCGACCAGCTCGCCGAGTCGGCGGAGGGCGCGGTGGTGCTCCCCGTCGACCCCGCCAGCCGTGAAGTCGTCTACAGCGAGCCCGGCTCCGTGCCCAAGGCGCTCGGCGAGGTCGACGTGGTCTTCCCGGTGCTGCACGGCCCCTACGGCGAGGACGGCACCCTCCAGGGCCTCCTGGAACTCTCCGGCGTCCCCTATGTCGGCTCGGGCGTGCTCGCCTCGGCCGTCGGCCAGGACAAGGAGTACATGAAGCGGGTGTTCACCTCCTTCGGGCTCAAGGTCGGCCCGTACCTGGTGATCCGGCCGCGCGAGTGGCGGCAGGACGAGGCCGCCGCCCGCAGGAGGATCGTCGACTTCGCGGCGGAGCACGGCTGGCCGCTGTTCGTGAAGCCCGCGCGCGCGGGCTCGTCGATCGGCATCACCAAGGTCGAGGACCTCTCCGGGCTGGACGAGGCGATCGCCGAGGCCCAGCGCCACGACCCGAAGATCCTCGTCGAGGCGGCCCTGCGCGGCCGCGAGATCGAGTGCGGCGTGCTGGAGTTCGAGGACGGCCCGCGCGCCTCGCTGCCGGCCGAGATCCCGCCGCCGGACGCGCACGCGTACTACGACTTCGAGGCCAAGTACATCGACTCCACGCCCGGCCTCGTGCCCGCGCCGCTGACCGACGAGGAGACGGCCGAGGTGCGGCGGCTCGCGGTCGAGGCGTTCGACGCGGCCTCCTGCGAGGGGCTGGTCCGCGCGGACTTCTTCCTCACCGAGGACGGCGAGTTCGTGATCAACGAGATCAACACCATGCCCGGCTTCACGCCCATCTCGATGTACCCGCAGATGTGGCAGGCCACCGGGGTGAGCTACCCGGAGCTGGTGGACCTGCTGGTGCGGGCGGCGCTGCGGCGCTCCACCGGGCTGCGCTGA
- a CDS encoding lysophospholipid acyltransferase family protein yields MPRRRIGFWYRFAAVLCKPPLVVLLKRDWRGMENIPAEGGFITAVNHNSHIDPFAYAHFQYNTGRVPRFLAKSGLFNKGFIGAAMRGTGQIPVYRESTDALSAFRAAIDAVERGECVAFYPEGTLTRDPDGWPMTGKTGAARVALQTKCPVIPVAQWGANELLPPYAKKPSLLPRKTHRVLAGPPVDLDRFYDREMTPELLKEATEAIMAAVTRQLEQIRGEKAPEVPYDPRRERIEQRRRTHAQRRQDRSRHDRTRGGRPTAREEGLGT; encoded by the coding sequence GTGCCGCGCCGCAGAATCGGCTTCTGGTACCGCTTCGCCGCGGTTCTCTGCAAACCGCCGCTGGTGGTTCTGCTCAAGCGGGACTGGCGCGGAATGGAGAACATTCCGGCCGAGGGTGGATTTATCACCGCGGTGAACCACAATTCGCACATCGATCCCTTCGCCTACGCGCACTTCCAGTACAACACCGGACGCGTTCCGCGATTCCTCGCGAAGAGCGGGCTTTTCAACAAGGGATTCATCGGCGCGGCGATGCGCGGCACCGGGCAGATCCCCGTCTACCGCGAGAGCACGGACGCGCTCAGCGCCTTCCGGGCCGCGATCGACGCCGTGGAGCGCGGCGAATGCGTCGCCTTCTACCCCGAGGGCACCCTCACCCGCGACCCGGACGGCTGGCCCATGACCGGCAAGACCGGTGCCGCGCGCGTCGCCCTGCAGACCAAGTGCCCCGTGATCCCGGTCGCCCAGTGGGGCGCCAACGAGCTGCTGCCGCCGTACGCCAAGAAGCCCAGCCTCCTGCCGCGCAAGACCCACCGCGTGCTGGCGGGCCCCCCGGTCGACCTCGACCGCTTCTACGACCGGGAGATGACCCCGGAGCTGCTCAAGGAGGCGACCGAGGCCATCATGGCGGCCGTCACCCGCCAGCTGGAGCAGATCCGCGGCGAGAAGGCCCCCGAGGTGCCCTACGACCCGCGCCGGGAGCGGATCGAACAGCGCCGCAGGACGCACGCGCAGCGGCGGCAGGACCGATCGAGGCACGACCGGACGCGGGGCGGCAGGCCCACCGCGCGGGAAGAGGGGCTGGGCACGTGA
- a CDS encoding tetratricopeptide repeat protein has protein sequence MSGITDFDSLRQAMAENSEQPEGPARNARAEQLLAEAEKLDIPLAVIEALGHQLKVYNYSSEKAKMFVPFARLLRMWDERPEDFDEYETHSLHWVFKWMSAGMLHQPHIPLASIEKWLGEMEHRYRLAGHSERAVRSAEFHVASHIGDTARAERAYAAWLAADRDSMADCHACELQGQGGWQAERGRDEEALELWRPVLEGEFTCAHEPHTVLAASLVPLLRLGRVDEARAHHLRGFRLVRSMESMRGAYADHVEFCALTGNEARGLELLAERPAYFTDEGHPRSKLDYLSVVTLLMDRLAELGMGGQPVPGPAGRTWTAAELGAHARAEALALAARFDERNGTPHVGERVRARMARRPLVERLPLGVRASGAVPARRPVVRADEPPRAAGTAAGEPGVPGLLAEARRLSDALRPNAVEAWAAVARAAAAEGFELAARDRAEIADHEAMDLGPAGADLFERAAELYAEAGDPGEALAARARGAFVRALAGELDEALAAVTGPYEQVLALYADGGTGIRQTASVLMARARILMRRVHAAEGTPGEAVLADAGTAVRAVLALVEEHTGEDVRLAARAAEAYAMSGELAGHDDVERAAELFARAAEEFNGAGLPWFAVEYEVRLAQLAHHLGDAAGAERALRAALEHGGPYLEPAGRAQLHLQLGELAEGNGRVREAAEQALEAAHWADEAGEGPTLGAWARHRLGGYLLGQGRWAEAAEVLESALPDITAETHGDGAVVQTLWWLGDCLGELGEHRAAAERRLRAAEIARHWPEQRDHAVLAHMAASSLERADLPDEAAQAYARASDLWRTIGDASGLIRSLRARAWLALRAEDGRDAARALMAEAVGECEAAREAAGDDETRARLAAELGDTLRQFAELLVRSAGGDGEAAGEAVSLLDRAIAAFTPLGPGALDDRVQAELAAAWLEADLDRPAAAAARARAVLAAYEDAPGEDETVRTRRAEAEHLLGLMAERGDADG, from the coding sequence ATGAGCGGGATCACGGACTTCGACTCCTTGCGCCAGGCGATGGCGGAGAACTCCGAGCAGCCGGAGGGCCCGGCCCGCAACGCCCGCGCGGAGCAACTGCTCGCGGAGGCCGAGAAGCTGGACATCCCGCTCGCCGTGATCGAGGCGCTCGGGCACCAGCTGAAGGTCTACAACTACAGCTCCGAGAAGGCGAAGATGTTCGTCCCGTTCGCGCGGCTGCTGCGCATGTGGGACGAGCGGCCCGAGGACTTCGACGAGTACGAGACGCACTCGCTGCACTGGGTGTTCAAGTGGATGTCGGCCGGCATGCTCCACCAGCCGCACATCCCGCTCGCCTCGATCGAGAAGTGGCTCGGCGAGATGGAGCACCGCTACCGGCTCGCCGGGCATTCGGAACGGGCCGTGCGCAGCGCCGAGTTCCACGTCGCCTCCCACATCGGCGACACGGCGCGGGCGGAGCGGGCGTACGCCGCGTGGCTGGCCGCCGACCGGGACTCCATGGCCGACTGCCACGCCTGCGAGCTGCAGGGGCAGGGCGGGTGGCAGGCGGAGCGCGGCCGGGACGAGGAGGCGCTGGAGCTGTGGCGGCCGGTGCTGGAGGGCGAGTTCACCTGCGCCCATGAGCCGCACACGGTGCTCGCGGCCTCCCTCGTGCCGCTGCTGCGCCTCGGCCGGGTGGACGAGGCCCGCGCACACCACCTGCGCGGGTTCCGGCTCGTCCGGTCGATGGAGAGCATGCGGGGCGCGTACGCGGACCACGTGGAGTTCTGCGCGCTGACCGGCAACGAGGCGCGCGGCCTCGAACTCCTCGCGGAACGTCCGGCGTACTTCACGGACGAGGGGCATCCGCGCAGCAAGCTGGACTACCTGAGCGTGGTGACCCTGCTCATGGACCGGCTGGCCGAACTCGGGATGGGCGGGCAGCCGGTGCCGGGTCCGGCCGGGCGGACCTGGACCGCGGCGGAGCTCGGCGCGCACGCGCGGGCGGAGGCGCTCGCCCTGGCGGCACGCTTCGACGAGCGCAACGGCACCCCGCACGTCGGCGAGCGGGTGCGCGCGCGCATGGCGCGGCGTCCGCTGGTGGAGCGGCTGCCGCTGGGCGTGCGGGCGTCGGGCGCGGTCCCGGCGCGGCGGCCGGTGGTGCGGGCCGACGAGCCGCCGCGGGCGGCGGGTACGGCGGCCGGTGAGCCGGGGGTGCCCGGGCTGCTCGCCGAGGCGCGGCGGCTGTCGGACGCGCTCCGGCCGAACGCCGTCGAGGCGTGGGCGGCGGTGGCGCGGGCGGCGGCCGCGGAGGGCTTCGAGCTCGCGGCACGCGACCGCGCGGAGATCGCCGACCACGAGGCGATGGACCTCGGGCCCGCGGGCGCGGACCTCTTCGAGCGGGCGGCCGAGCTGTACGCGGAGGCGGGCGACCCCGGGGAGGCCCTGGCGGCACGCGCGCGCGGGGCGTTCGTCCGGGCGCTGGCCGGCGAGCTCGACGAGGCGCTCGCGGCGGTCACCGGACCGTACGAGCAGGTCCTCGCGCTGTACGCGGACGGCGGCACGGGGATACGGCAGACGGCGTCGGTGCTGATGGCGCGGGCGCGGATCCTGATGCGGCGGGTGCACGCGGCCGAGGGGACGCCCGGGGAGGCCGTCCTCGCCGACGCCGGGACCGCCGTGCGCGCGGTGCTGGCGCTCGTCGAGGAGCACACCGGCGAGGACGTGCGGCTCGCCGCGCGGGCCGCCGAGGCGTACGCCATGTCCGGGGAGCTGGCGGGTCACGACGACGTCGAGCGGGCGGCGGAGCTGTTCGCCCGGGCCGCCGAGGAGTTCAACGGGGCGGGGCTGCCGTGGTTCGCGGTGGAGTACGAGGTCCGGCTGGCCCAGCTCGCCCACCACCTCGGCGACGCGGCCGGGGCGGAGCGGGCACTGCGGGCGGCCCTGGAGCACGGCGGACCGTATCTGGAGCCGGCCGGACGGGCACAGCTGCACCTCCAGCTCGGGGAACTCGCCGAGGGGAACGGCCGCGTGCGGGAGGCCGCCGAACAGGCCCTGGAGGCGGCGCACTGGGCCGACGAGGCGGGCGAGGGCCCCACGCTGGGCGCGTGGGCGCGGCATCGGCTCGGCGGGTATCTGCTGGGGCAGGGGCGGTGGGCGGAGGCGGCGGAGGTGCTGGAGTCCGCGCTGCCGGACATCACCGCCGAGACGCACGGCGACGGGGCGGTCGTCCAGACGCTGTGGTGGCTCGGGGACTGCCTCGGGGAGCTGGGGGAGCACCGGGCGGCCGCCGAGCGGCGGCTGCGGGCGGCGGAGATCGCCCGGCACTGGCCCGAGCAGCGGGACCACGCCGTGCTGGCCCACATGGCCGCGTCCAGCCTGGAGCGGGCGGACCTTCCCGACGAGGCGGCACAGGCGTACGCGCGCGCGAGCGACCTGTGGCGCACGATCGGCGACGCGTCCGGGCTGATCCGCTCGCTGCGCGCCCGCGCGTGGCTCGCGCTGCGCGCGGAGGACGGGCGGGACGCGGCACGCGCGCTGATGGCGGAGGCGGTCGGGGAGTGCGAGGCGGCGCGGGAGGCGGCCGGGGACGACGAGACCCGCGCGCGGCTCGCCGCCGAGCTGGGCGACACGCTCCGCCAGTTCGCGGAGCTGCTGGTCCGGTCGGCGGGCGGGGACGGCGAGGCGGCCGGGGAGGCGGTGTCCCTGCTGGACCGCGCGATCGCCGCGTTCACTCCCCTCGGCCCGGGCGCGCTGGACGACCGCGTCCAGGCGGAGCTCGCCGCGGCCTGGCTGGAGGCCGACCTGGACCGGCCCGCCGCCGCGGCGGCACGCGCGCGTGCCGTACTGGCCGCGTACGAGGACGCGCCCGGGGAGGACGAGACCGTCCGCACCCGGCGCGCGGAGGCGGAACACCTGCTGGGCCTCATGGCGGAACGGGGCGACGCCGACGGCTGA
- a CDS encoding Lrp/AsnC family transcriptional regulator, with protein sequence MVQAYILIQTEVGKASTVAELIGKIPGVIQAEDVTGPYDVIVRAQADTVDDLGRMVVAKVQQVDGITRTLTCPVVHL encoded by the coding sequence GTGGTACAGGCGTACATCCTGATCCAGACGGAGGTCGGCAAAGCGTCGACCGTCGCCGAGCTGATCGGCAAGATCCCTGGAGTGATCCAGGCCGAGGACGTGACCGGACCGTACGACGTGATCGTGCGCGCCCAGGCCGACACCGTCGACGACCTGGGACGGATGGTGGTCGCCAAAGTGCAGCAGGTGGACGGCATCACCCGCACCCTGACCTGCCCGGTCGTCCATCTGTAG
- a CDS encoding thiamine-phosphate kinase: MKGTVGELGEFGLIRELTSRLTTTPAVRVGPGDDAAVVSAPDRRVVASTDILLEGRHFRRDWSTAYDVGRKAAAQNLADIAAMGAVPTGLLLGLVVPAELPVTWPSELMDGLRDECQVAGAAVVGGDVVRGDTIMVSITALGDLRNQEPVTRGGAQPGDLVAVTGWLGWSAAGYAVLSRGFRSPRAFVEAHRRPEPPYHAGPAAAGLGATAMCDVSDGLIADLGHIAEASKVRIDIRSGAIDIPSQMNDIGQAVGVDPMQWVLTGGEDHAIVATFPPDVKLPARWKVIGEVLNPSALPQVTVDGAAWTAQGGWDHFGDIES; encoded by the coding sequence ATGAAGGGCACTGTTGGTGAGCTCGGGGAGTTCGGGCTCATCAGGGAGCTCACCTCCCGTCTCACCACCACCCCGGCGGTCCGGGTCGGCCCCGGCGACGACGCCGCGGTGGTCTCCGCGCCCGACCGCAGGGTCGTGGCCAGCACCGACATCCTGCTGGAAGGGCGGCACTTCCGCCGCGACTGGTCCACGGCCTACGACGTCGGCCGCAAGGCCGCCGCCCAGAACCTCGCCGACATCGCCGCCATGGGCGCCGTGCCGACCGGGCTGCTGCTCGGCCTCGTCGTCCCGGCGGAGCTGCCGGTGACCTGGCCCAGCGAGCTGATGGACGGCCTGCGCGACGAGTGCCAGGTCGCGGGCGCCGCCGTGGTCGGCGGTGACGTGGTGCGCGGCGACACCATCATGGTGTCGATCACCGCGCTCGGCGACCTGCGCAACCAGGAGCCTGTCACCCGGGGCGGCGCACAGCCGGGCGACCTCGTCGCGGTGACCGGCTGGCTGGGCTGGTCCGCCGCCGGGTACGCGGTGCTCTCCCGCGGTTTCCGCTCGCCGCGCGCCTTCGTGGAGGCGCACCGGCGCCCTGAGCCGCCGTACCACGCGGGCCCCGCCGCCGCCGGACTGGGCGCGACCGCGATGTGCGACGTCAGCGACGGGCTGATCGCCGACCTCGGGCACATCGCCGAGGCCAGCAAGGTGCGGATCGACATCCGCTCCGGGGCGATCGACATCCCCTCGCAGATGAACGACATCGGCCAGGCCGTCGGCGTCGACCCCATGCAGTGGGTGCTGACCGGGGGAGAGGACCACGCGATCGTGGCGACCTTCCCGCCGGACGTGAAGCTGCCCGCCCGCTGGAAGGTGATCGGCGAGGTGCTCAACCCCTCGGCGCTGCCGCAGGTGACGGTCGACGGGGCGGCGTGGACCGCCCAGGGCGGCTGGGACCACTTCGGGGACATCGAGTCATGA
- the rpmB gene encoding 50S ribosomal protein L28, whose product MAANCDVCGKGPGFGNNISHSHRRTSRRWNPNIQRVRTVVGGTPKRVNACTSCIKAGKVSR is encoded by the coding sequence GTGGCTGCCAACTGCGACGTCTGCGGCAAGGGGCCGGGCTTCGGCAACAACATCTCGCACTCGCACCGCCGTACGTCCCGTCGCTGGAACCCGAACATCCAGCGTGTGCGTACCGTGGTCGGCGGGACGCCGAAGCGCGTGAACGCCTGCACCTCGTGCATCAAGGCCGGCAAGGTCTCGCGCTGA